In a genomic window of Planctomycetaceae bacterium:
- a CDS encoding LL-diaminopimelate aminotransferase, with protein sequence MFQINENYLKLKAGYLFPEIGRRVTAFTKSNPDARVIRLGIGDVTEPLPQAIVQAMHDAVDEMANRDTFHGYGPEQGYSFLREPIAASDFQARGVDITPEEIFISDGSKCDTGNVLDILGPDNRIAVADPVYPVYVDTNVMAGHTGDADASGRYEGLVYLPGTEDNNFVPDLPSEKVDIIYLCYPNNPTGTVATKESLQRWVDYARENKSLILFDAAYEAFISDPEIPHSIFEIEGAKDCAIEFRSFSKNIGFTGVRCAMTVIPKQLTATTSDGTEVSLHQLWSRRHSTKFNGASYIVQKGAAAAYSDEGRQQMKGLIDFYMTNARLLRDGLESLGIRVFGGVNAPYVWLKTPDGLSSWDFFDKLLQKGHLVGTPGSGFGAAGEGYFRLSAFNSRANVEEALRRFTTVIS encoded by the coding sequence ATGTTTCAAATTAACGAGAACTACCTGAAGCTGAAGGCTGGTTACCTGTTTCCTGAGATTGGTCGGCGTGTCACGGCGTTCACCAAAAGCAACCCCGACGCCAGGGTCATTCGGCTCGGTATTGGAGACGTTACAGAGCCCCTGCCACAAGCGATCGTGCAAGCCATGCACGACGCCGTGGACGAAATGGCCAACCGCGACACGTTCCATGGTTACGGTCCGGAACAGGGCTATTCATTTCTCCGTGAACCAATCGCTGCATCCGACTTTCAGGCTCGCGGTGTGGATATCACGCCGGAGGAAATCTTTATCTCCGACGGCTCGAAGTGTGATACCGGCAACGTTCTGGACATCCTCGGCCCGGATAACCGAATTGCCGTCGCAGACCCGGTCTATCCGGTTTACGTCGACACCAACGTCATGGCAGGGCATACGGGTGATGCAGACGCCAGCGGTCGGTACGAGGGACTCGTTTACCTGCCGGGGACAGAAGACAACAACTTCGTCCCGGATCTGCCGTCGGAAAAGGTTGACATCATCTACCTGTGTTATCCGAATAATCCAACAGGAACGGTGGCGACCAAGGAATCGCTCCAGCGGTGGGTGGATTATGCGCGAGAGAACAAATCTCTGATTCTCTTCGACGCAGCCTACGAAGCTTTCATCTCCGACCCGGAGATTCCCCACAGCATTTTTGAAATCGAAGGTGCGAAGGATTGCGCGATTGAATTTCGCAGCTTCAGCAAGAACATTGGTTTCACGGGTGTTCGATGTGCCATGACCGTGATCCCGAAGCAACTGACTGCCACAACATCAGACGGTACAGAAGTTTCACTCCATCAACTCTGGAGTCGACGGCATTCGACCAAATTCAACGGTGCGAGCTACATTGTTCAAAAAGGGGCGGCAGCGGCTTATTCCGATGAAGGCCGTCAACAGATGAAGGGTCTGATTGATTTCTATATGACCAATGCCAGGTTGCTTCGCGATGGACTTGAGTCGCTGGGAATTCGCGTTTTTGGTGGAGTTAACGCCCCTTACGTCTGGCTCAAGACTCCCGACGGATTGTCAAGCTGGGACTTCTTTGACAAGTTGTTGCAGAAGGGACATCTGGTAGGAACGCCGGGAAGCGGATTCGGGGCTGCAGGAGAGGGCTATTTTCGCCTGAGCGCGTTCAATAGCCGAGCTAACGTAGAAGAGGCTCTTCGGCGTTTCACTACCGTTATATCCTGA
- a CDS encoding ElyC/SanA/YdcF family protein, whose protein sequence is MHSVSLHAIAIRFVVITSVSLATIWISLGRMAAEKVATAIAMPVGIIWMLLLFACAVAIARREKASAMFIFMIWLAVTFAGSGFVAGWVADSLESPFLAISPLEEEPFHVVVVLGGGGSIGGNNRMQGNSSGDRLILAAQLFHQGITENFICTGKRIESMNSSGVDPSDVSAEVLQKLGVPESAIEKLGGRNTSEEMKTLGERFGTSDKRIGILTSAWHLPRALRLARRNNFNPQPLPADFRKSPDINPPTTGEVLLMLIPSADALAANTAMGKEYLGMLVGR, encoded by the coding sequence ATGCACTCCGTTTCTCTTCATGCAATTGCAATCCGATTTGTGGTGATCACGAGCGTCAGTCTGGCAACCATCTGGATTAGTCTAGGCCGAATGGCGGCCGAGAAAGTTGCGACGGCAATTGCAATGCCGGTTGGGATCATCTGGATGCTCCTGTTGTTCGCCTGTGCGGTGGCAATCGCCCGCCGGGAAAAAGCATCAGCAATGTTTATTTTTATGATCTGGCTGGCAGTCACATTCGCGGGAAGCGGATTTGTCGCCGGCTGGGTGGCCGACTCTCTGGAATCGCCATTCCTTGCGATCAGCCCGCTGGAAGAAGAGCCTTTCCACGTTGTCGTCGTGCTGGGGGGCGGAGGTTCCATCGGCGGTAACAACCGGATGCAGGGCAACTCTTCAGGTGACCGATTGATTCTCGCAGCGCAGCTGTTTCATCAGGGAATTACAGAGAACTTCATCTGCACGGGTAAGCGAATCGAATCCATGAATTCCTCAGGGGTCGATCCATCCGATGTTTCAGCAGAAGTGCTTCAGAAACTTGGAGTCCCTGAATCTGCGATCGAAAAGCTTGGTGGTCGGAATACATCGGAAGAAATGAAGACACTTGGGGAACGGTTTGGTACGTCGGACAAGAGAATCGGGATCCTGACGTCCGCATGGCACCTGCCTCGCGCACTCAGGCTGGCCCGCCGGAACAACTTCAATCCGCAGCCATTACCGGCAGATTTCCGAAAGTCTCCCGACATCAACCCTCCAACAACAGGAGAAGTTCTCCTGATGCTGATTCCGTCCGCGGATGCACTGGCGGCCAACACCGCCATGGGCAAGGAATACCTCGGAATGCTGGTCGGCCGCTAG